The genomic window TGAGGATTCCtagaaatttgatttatttaaataaaaataatccgaGGAAATCGCTCTGCtgtatatttttctgtaaaatattacttagttttgtgaaataaatgaaCACTGAAACGTTAAAGAACTATgattacctattatcaaatatcaattataattattataaggtaaaataccttatacttattatctagtacctactacctaatGGCGAATATTTTACTGTGCTAGTAGTAGATACTCATTACTCATATAGAGAGCCACCGACATCGGTAGACAGtctatcgatttttttttttttacagattaaCATACGGTATTTTTAATCGTTGATCAATTATTAAGTTCATTTAATAGTTACATTTCttgaaaattactaataattatttcaaagaatactaaaaaagtaaaaaaaaaaaaaacataaaaatcagtcattattataattacaaataaatttatatacataactacATAAGTATACCAGTATACGTACTTCATGTAGGTATATgtctaataaattgttttacataatatgatatttatattttatatgcctaaacaacatattatacctttaataggtacttatgtataaaacataatatcttagtcgccttttttttatacatacttataactTGGAAATGAAACTAAgctttttctataattttttttttgtctctagtcttcatattatattttttttttttggattaatCTAGATTAGGCATGTGTTGGTGTTATCGTAAAGCTGATCGCAAATGCGATATTAGTACATTTTATCAGCTGGTAAATTCCAACAATTGAactttgaagttaaaaatatggcGCAGATTACATATTCCATTTCGTTTTCTGTCGTGGCgtaaattgcaaaaattaatttttagacgagacgtaaaatacatgttatatttgtaaattttggcACAAATCACAAACATACTAAAATGCCTATTAGTGGAGCAAAttacaagtaataaaattgaagCTACCATCTCCCCTTTTCGACAGTGCGAAAATACGGTGCATGCGGAACTACggattcacaaaatatttttattcattcactcatgaatggaaaaaaatgtatattataattaatattatatacaatcataaattataacaataaataataaatacgatgTTTTCAGGTCTCGGTAAAGAAGAATTCAACTTACTAATCCTACTaatagtgaaataaattactcataataattaatattatacctgacAAACCGTGTTGgctcaaaatcatttttactcaatgatgaacataaaatttaaacacacaTACCTTCGTTAATTATCATGCAACGATCAATACGGCAATACACAATGACTAtagagtataggtacctacaccaGACATCTATTATACAGTAGAGGAAGTTTCccaattattcaatatttacttttactatATGAATTGGTTTTTCtactttgaattatttaattttattttagatgtttaaaataaatacaatgtaatccttccttaaacttttatttatatttgttaagcttgacaataaaagtataatttaaaaaaataaatattataaataaacttaagttTGCTTAATTGTTAAGACaagcattttgtttttttagcgATTTATCCTCGTTTgtgttatcaaataataatgcatgtaCGATGTACCATTATTCTTGCAATGAAGTAATTCAATTCAAATCATATCCATCGTTGTATTTAAGCAATTTAAAACTCAGATAAATCActtttgtatttgaataaaataaaattaaacaaaagctcacatataataatacataggtaatcataaatatgtttatctattttatgtcCTTAGACTGTGACTCGATAAAAGACTAGCACCAATCACATTTAAACTAttggtacattaaaaaatgtttattgcaaatgtttaaaatttgtgtgaataaataaatagtatatatatatatatataaaataaataattaaataaaaaagatatttaaattgcacaatgaattataagtattaaatgtcaataacattttttttaaatgttattacattttagtactgtaataaaatatatattatgtaaataaattattgtaacaaacgttattttacatacaacttgtactaatatagttaatatagctTCAAAATTGTACGAGTTTGGTGTTGTTGGCAAACAATTCCTTACATACTTAACGCAACATCAAGCTTTACtatgtttacaaaaatataatatacacatacataaatataattttatatggatAATTCCTCATTACAAGGGAACTTTGTAATAATTtcctaaataatacatattgttgtatcaaatacaaaataatatttacctattcaaGGTAAAGCAAATAAAGCtgctttaaaatagttaaagctgggcaaaatattaatttcttttaatagttactataatttaaaactaatttaactaaaacgtAAGTTGGTTTTTgaaatttccaatttttttttatcattatttaaaagtctATTTGAatgcaaaatgttttattcaattaattattaacgattatctaattaaaattactaacgagaatttattaattgaataaaagatGGTAGAGgcaataatttgtgttttgcATTATTTTACTACTACCTTGTTACgtcatattaataacatataatataatttaaaggcaATATATCAGTAATAGAATTTCGTTACAACTGTTTTAATGTTGTGTACAGTGTATGTTTGCAGTTGGTGAATACTGAGTCATCTAGTTAATGTCGACATACACATCCTAAATTGATAAATGttgactaattaaaaaaatgtagacaTTTACTAGTCAATGTCAACACTTTTATGATGCTTTTGATTAATGTCAACATAGGTACACAACACGGGTTTGGTTATTACCAACATAAAATAGTACAGACagagtatagtatagtatctatagataatatataaattacaacatattttttttaatcaatgaattattattattaggtaatatacaactatataagtattattcattaaaattatgttattttattttataaaactgtttaatCCCTTAGTACATCAGCAATTGATAATCAATTTccttgtataatgtataacaataatagtatagctAGCCCTTATtgtgacataatattaaaaatgttgttggataaggtaataaaatatttcaaactagTAATTAACTGGTAAATACTTACAAACAGTTCAAGTTTATTCAATAGGTCAAAATTTACCAATAATTTTGGTATAATATGACAATTGCCAGAGACTTTTAGCATTCACCAATTGCAgacattcataataaaatacataccgTACAATCAACTTTAATGTGTAACACAGAAAATATAACGCAATAagaaatttatctattatcacTAAAcactattgtctattaattattatccacTATTAGGTAGACTATTTTATAGTCACCAATGTTATGAAGCATTGGAATTTTTGCagcaataatacaaaaaaacatagttatttttttattttaatgagttagaatgttatgaattaaaacCAACTTAAGTAGTAAGAAACTTACTTTAAAAGTAagattttaacttaactttaacttaCTAATTAACTAGTGCCCAGCTTTGAGAGTAAGGCATgcttaatttactaaatattttgagtaacatacatttttacataaaacattaGTTTAGCAGTGAATGAAatcgttatatttatatttataataaaaataataaatggagTTGACAGATTATATTGTATCAAGACAACAACATTTATGACAATCAAACAATTAGACCAGTTGGcctagtttaaataatataaataaaatattataaattgtatctaataatactacaattattaaaagtaaatcacaaaaacaataaaagccattagagatattattaatatttacagttactaagtatacactttttttattattattaaataaatttattaaaactttaaggtgtctataaacaaaaattaaatattgtcattaataaacgttaaaataaattaggaataaagtattttattttttttttttaaataaaaatatagaaaaatttggtacaagaaCGTAActgatattacaatataattgtcaTAAGAATTTAGCTgctaaagataaaaataaagtttaaaaccaAGAAGCCTAATAAGTTTTTgacttttatcaaaaacacAGCAGCAAGTGAATGTAGAATTAAAACAGGCGTGCCCTACGCTTTAATTCGTTGCGGCGCCATTTGGGCAACTGATAAAACTCAGCTTGTGACATTTGGAACACTGCTTCAAATTCTGTAGGCGATAAGTGACGCTGTGAACAAATAcagtttattaatacaaaatgtttttgtctctagatatttataacataaataagatTATCGCTTAAAGTACTAATCAATACTATTACGTtgccaataaattaataatcagtaaatatttacattgaacTTACACACCTGAAACTGCTTTATACTGAGTACTgactatttgataaatttactctatcacattttatttttgtttttattattattcattatgtcaatcaattcaatataaatattgtaaattttcaaacatacttattataaaattatttataatttgtatgaaatataattaattaaaaaaaaattatattgttaacattaaataaagaaataataatattaaaaaacttacatCGAGGTTACATCTATCAACATCTGAGGGCAGCCTGTAATTTGTGATGAGTAACAAGTGATATGGATAAATTTTTGGAGGTTCAGAACTGTGATGTGACGAAGACATGTTGGGTAGTGAACGATGAATATTAGTAACATAGCGCAGTGATCCAGTAAATGTAGATGATGCTGGTATTTCAGAACACTacacacaattataaataattaattacatttgaaccaaatattatataggtttcaAGTTCATGAAACAATAGTCAAGGTGAAATAGCAAGCATTATTTGAGTAGCTTATAAATTCTAGTTCTGACTCAGAACTAGTTCTgacagtataaatataaattgaatttaaaaaaaaaaacctttaaaatttaaatccacATTTTAAGTCTACGTACCGTGTTGCCTTGATCCACTTCAGATATAGATCCGGCAGAAACTACACCAAAACAGACAAGCATGATTAGTATAAGCgcgcatttattttttcctacGGGTCAACAagcggtataataatatattctttactGTTTGCttatgacattttaatatgtagataatataataattttaaaaaaaaaactattgcaTAAACTTCagatatattgtttttctgtgtaaattttattgtattttttaacaatacatcaatatttattttaataatagtgttcatttattcaattattaataaaaatatagatttttaaaagataaatatttataaaattaaaataaaacaaaacatagcTTCGCATGTAAATGTAAttctacttaaattaatttattttgaagtaagaggtataaatattcaatttttgtctcaaaaatataaatgatttgaatatgactcaaaattaagtttttataatacataaaacaattctaacaaacaattaataagatgttatacatttcttaaaatacaaaacgttGAAAATTgtggtataaaaatagaattatttaagtattcataataccataatagtattttaaatatctaatcaaaatatcaaatgcaAACagcaaattgtaatattttatacagactTTTGGAatcatgttaaattataagataaaagctttgtatttcatattaacCAATGACATGGCGAGTGAATAAGagtaacaattattgtataacacaaatcttctttattaataattgtttaaacgaataagtttattatctattagtatttaaataaatcattatggtaattatttgattattaatcaattgaCAATTTTTGGTCGCCATATCAatgtttctaataattatattcactaTCTTTCTTAATATCCCTAAaccttcatatattttttttttatataaatggagcaaagataatattaaagccTGAACCTTGACTAGCTAatcttatacctaatataattatatccatatttcatgataaataaaaaatataatttcagctaaaagtaatattataaatattgaaggaAAAagcttttacttaaattatatgctTTTGCTTACATGCATTGAGTTTTGCATAAGCTTATAGTAGGCCAATAGATTtgggagaaaaaaataatacttaaatgaattgtatctaaaataaaaaggaaataacaaacaattgtCTAATACAATATCAAGTAATCACCctcaaataaaactatatacaccaaaataataaaatttaaaagtggtaattaacattaataaactaataaagcACTTACCGTCAGACCTAGCGCAGTTAAAATCTGTGCTAAGAGTTTTATTGTCTAAGCCGTTTATGGAAAACCcatcctaaaaatataaaataaaattagatattgtttgtttaaaaaaaaaacagaaaataaaatttcaaatccacatgacaaatatttaattgaatccCAAACGagtaatgtaaataaacaaaaaattttgtaattttgcaAACTTGATAttgaattgataattataaattttgtagtaataattttgatcatGTCACATTACATAATTGGAAATTATTGAGGACTACGGCTGAGTCATAatacaaactacaaaaaatTGCTCATCATACCGAAGGGTTTTTGACGCAGTACGCAGAACTGAAAGTGTTTGACCGTCGACTAGGCGCCAAGCCATAGCCAGGTTTGGGTACATGGCGTAGTGCACTTACGACTGTGAACATAAGAACAGAAAAACAATGGCTACGTATTACTTACCCTGACATAATTTCCAGGGCCACCGTGGAAGCCGGCTGGAAGAGTGCACGACTTGCGGGCGCCCCTCATCATTATAGCCGACCCATGCTGACCTTGATAGTATGCTACAAACAAATAACACACCATGCAACAAAACAAACGCAAATTCCAAGCAACATATATTTACTGGTTATGAAAAGTGAATAAAAGGCAggtgttttgtataaataacacaaattaaaaatgcaataaaagttataaacaaCTACAGaaattaaatgcaatattttaatattatatagaaatagattaaataggtaataataaaaaaaaaatgaattaaagcTGTATTCTGTAAATTATCTATTAGAtactattttaactattattattattattattattactacccatataatataaattaaaatcgttgtggatttattttgtgtagtttaataactgttataaacatgtaattatctttaaactaattttggaaacaaataaaatgttaataatttactccTCTATTCAGaaggataataaatatattataagttgtgtggtaaactgtaaatttaatcattagtGAATTACTAAAGTAATACTGTTAACTAACTAAtggttatgattttaaaaagctacctttaattataatcaaataattaactatataaaataattgtatttaattgtgaGAGTTATTAAGCGTAACACAAATTAActcatataaattttaaaaagatttaacTCCTTTAAATTggttcttattatatttatgatttaattaatacttaaataattttattttttaacaatgataatatataactagttaaaataaaaaacttctaacacatgaaacacAATAtccatacaattatttactaactaaataacaaaataacaatatcaatatacaaataaagcaaaacaaaaattgttatcagGAAGTTTAACatgaataatagtttttagaaaataataataaatttaactggcATACAACTCTAGGAAAAGTAAATAAGGagcaaaatgaaaaaaaaagaaattagagatgataaaatattcaatattttattataaaatttattaaagaaaaaaaagctaagtataattaatgttaatgagattatttcataaatgtaaGGTaccaaaagtaataataataacaaaagtaatagtaaattaaatataaataataatattgctgtTCATGATAGTCAGAAGGTCGgctttaattgaatataaataattatattaagtcaatagaattgatttaatttccaTAAATGGACTATGTGTAGATACAAAaatgtgataattttttacagtaaaaactTACTGTTGTAACTGGGAATAGCACCAGTAGATTGTCCAACTGATGATCTGTAACTTGAGTCTAAATAACCACCTTCTTCTTCCCAAGGTCTTTGATGATCCAAATTACGAGATGgtgctataaataaataacagtaaacaaacatattatattatactatgtaattaaataatagtttaataaaacataaatagtgTCTGaacaaaaaactttaaaaacaatcataaaaaaaaaattaagtacatattGCAAATTTATGCATCACATTTGTATGATCATGCATGAAAATGATGGACCCATTTCCAAAAACAGactttttgaatttaacttACAAGCATTTATTGGTGACTGATATCTAAGACGATAAGTCGGCTCTCGCGCAGCAGAAGGACATCTTGAAGCATTACGAGGATCCATGTGTGAAACTTTccatttttgatgtttttcgCGTTCACGAACTTCTTGCAAAAATACTTTTCCAATTCCTGATCCTAATTTACTAAGTTCTTCCTCTTCTTTCTATCACACAAAATTTACATGCAAATTAActcttttcaatattttatagtatgatTAACATCATGTCAACATACCTTTAGTTTGGGGTCTATTGCTTTATCAACATTCATCTTATGGTCAACTTCATCTTCATCATCTGATATacctttataattttcaaaccatGTTTTacgtttttctaaaaaataaatcatttttaaaataaaaattatttataccttgtattgtaattatgtTACCTGGATCAGTATATGGACACGGAGGAGCAGGAAAATCATCTCTttcaatttttggtttttcacCAGGTGCTGGTGGTTTAGCAGCGGGATAGTGCGCCAATTCTATAGGTTCTTCATTGTTCATACTATGAGGTGATTTTGGTCTAGGAGTCTCTGATCTAATACTGTCTACTAAAGCTTTCATGCCAGAACGACTGCCAGCTGAACGTAAAGTTGAACATTTACTACTTCCACGTACACTACCACAAGctggaaaaattatttatataaaacacaataattatatttttcaattatcagTGTAAGTATCTTACATGTTGGTCTGTGGAAATGAGGCGATGTAGGTTGCTTATCATATGGGTCAATTGGGCGTTTCAAATATCCTTGAGTTGGCTCTTCAGTCAAGTAGCTATAAGTGTAAATACGACTTATAGGCACATTGGATGTTTTATATTCTCGAAGCAACAGTCCTGGACTTCCAGGTATATCGCGATAATAGtgctgttaaaatttaaaaaaaaaatgtaaataggtagttaaatgatgaaaattaaattcataaaacgtaacaaaaaatatttttacataacacAAGTTGCAAATTAGTTTACGCAGTACTAACCTTTCTACTCATGCTATTACATGAACCATTATAACATGAACCATTAAAGCTTGAAGCACGAGATCGAGATCGTAATGAAAACTGGAAATACACAAACTAAATAAAagcatctaaaaaaaaatctactaaacaataattatacatgaaaaaatacttaaagtgaaattaaaaaaaaattatgatttaactaaaaattgaatataccaaataataaaaaaaaccataatcataaatatctgTAAACATATCAACTGatcaaataatagtttatagcactacctaaattgaaaatacataatttagcaaatgcatacaaattagaaaaaattttttaaaaagagtgCAGTTCTatacattcataaatatttaacttatatgaacactacaataaaaattataaaaattataaaacaatagtttataaaataattcatttgcaaataataaattgtgctagtttaaatatattacctgtGTTTCACTAGCAGCTGAGCAACTGATTCGATCATACTCTTCAGGGTCATTGCAATGTCCGTTAAGCATGGCACTCGATCCtatgataacataatacaatatacagttAGAAACATAATCCATATgcattaaatgttatacaatagAAATTATGAGTTTAGATAGAAATAAGAtatgataattgtttatattgtataagtgaAGTTACCTCCATTTATTATAGTGCCATTTTCAGTTGGACTAGGCCCACAACGTGGATGCCAAATTGCTCcgcctataaaatatttaaaatgcataagtcacacaaatatatttgtgcTATAAAgcttatagaattttttttttcatattcaatCTATCTATCTAACTTaacctattaaaaatagataagtacttaaaaaataataacaatttatgtatatgaattaattttattattataacttataatttatttatatattgttaaatgtaacataactaactataataataataattaatattatttaattaccttgtaaatacatttcttcGCCATCCCCAAATGGATCACCACACTTAGCACATCTTGCACATGTTGGATGAAAGTGATGATTATCACCAGCCTTAAAAAGTattggtattaatataatatagaatgaaTGATTCAATTAACTAGATAATACTTGTAAGACTTTTCCAGATATAAATCTACTGCAGTATGTGCATTTGACTCCAAAAAGTTTTTGATAGTCTTTTTCACAATAAGGAACTCCAtctctaaaaagtaaaatattacaagttataaattattatacatatatgacattttttttttaagtttaaatacttaaataaatattatcttgtgtttatgaaaattaattattttacatttatacatttataaactgatacaatagtattatttgtataacaatattaaaatattgtattatttattacgattattgattagtatttaatcaaaatactagAAATACTATTAGCACTGATGCACTATCGTGTTTgatgatgatttattttcaataagcttaaataatatactaataataaatattatatacataccgtCCCATGTATTCGCCATGAAGCACAGCAGAACATTCATGACACTTGAAGCAATAAATATGCCATTGTCTATCCAAAGCATAAAGTGCTTGTCCATTCCTAAGGTCATCACCACATTCAGCACAatctaaatattcaattataaacaccaatttgtattttaaaacctatttaagttatattttatttaaattaaacgtatTTAAACATACCTGTTTCATTAGTgctattttgttttgattgtGCAGATACTGGTCGTTTAACAGGGATCTCCTTGCACTTAGAGCAAAGAATAGAATTTCCTACATATGTGACTAGATCTCCTTTTGGACAAGGTTGTCTGCAAcagttttattcaatttagatatatgtaaatatataatataatataatgttaactaAATTGTTACCTGCAATGAGTACATGTGAAACACTGTTGATGATATGTTCGTTCCAAAACAATAACCAATTCatcttttatataatcattgcaaacagtacattttttaccaaataatttttgataatcatCAGGACAATACCAGCTACCTTCTTCAGAAAAGAACAACCCTTGCACTAATGAACaattacaaactaaaaaaaaaagtaatgagttaataagatatttataatttgttttaaattttataattaaatactctgCTTCCAATTGTGATACAAAtggaatttcataaaaattatgaatgccTGACAACAATAAGCCTACTCGTGTCATTGTACCCTTCATTGATAACAACAGTGGAATTGTTGCAGTATGCATATATTGTGAGGTGTCAACCGTAGCCAATTGCTTTAAAACTGACTCAATGAtgcactattatttattacatatctaTTATCCTATtatccaatataataaattacatagtgCCTTATCAtagatatacatacaaatgaaaagatgtaatataatttttcattttaaaaaatagtttgcaactcgaataataaataaataaattgattgcaaatataaataaatttataataattatgaaataatataaatatgggtatcaattattaattaatttaatatagatttactttatattataataatatattcaatactcAAACTCTACGTCTCTACAGTAATTTTATTCAGTAGAcattatgttaaattgtaaataatatctatttaatatttattacagattaaattgtataaaaaaaaaacttaccttTGCATTTGAAACAGTCGATATGGAAGTATTTGTCGCCTTTAATTTTGAGTACTTCACCGgaacattttttcttacaaCCACTACAGTACGTTTTACCTGTAAATCAACAACATAtcaatttagttaattattataataaagcttaatatgtaataaactattaaataacggtcgcctttattaaattttataatatccaataattttccaaaattaataaaataagtttatttaactattataatcgtCTAACCGAACGGATATACGTCATCTTTTAAAGCACTGCCAAAATTCCTGTCAGTTTATTTgaccataataaaataactttcaaCATTTGGCAAGACGTGTAAAATGATTAACATTCTTAGTTTTTGTTGATAAAACATGTCGATTAAAacaagattattaaaaatctaagcAAGACTATacagtgtacaataataacgatGTTAATATCAATAGGAATTGGGTTGTATGATACATCATTCCATAATTAATTTGGAAACATTCACCGGAATTAGAAGTATGCACACGTAAA from Aphis gossypii isolate Hap1 chromosome 1, ASM2018417v2, whole genome shotgun sequence includes these protein-coding regions:
- the LOC114125656 gene encoding actin-binding LIM protein 1 isoform X7 — encoded protein: MTKGGLSPVLVEHSGNKMDGNVAATPPSKKRGFFSGSFRRRKTSDIKINDTIIINENVVFNGNNKNGVSSTDGGKAAENGKNVDVVEQKLAVNDKKPPLQKKEPVVDVKKTAPVAVHQQKDIESKQLQADKKKITAEDKKKAVTKRGKTYCSGCKKKCSGEVLKIKGDKYFHIDCFKCKVCNCSLVQGLFFSEEGSWYCPDDYQKLFGKKCTVCNDYIKDELVIVLERTYHQQCFTCTHCRQPCPKGDLVTYVGNSILCSKCKEIPVKRPVSAQSKQNSTNETDCAECGDDLRNGQALYALDRQWHIYCFKCHECSAVLHGEYMGRDGVPYCEKDYQKLFGVKCTYCSRFISGKVLQAGDNHHFHPTCARCAKCGDPFGDGEEMYLQGGAIWHPRCGPSPTENGTIINGGSSAMLNGHCNDPEEYDRISCSAASETQFSLRSRSRASSFNGSCYNGSCNSMSRKHYYRDIPGSPGLLLREYKTSNVPISRIYTYSYLTEEPTQGYLKRPIDPYDKQPTSPHFHRPTSCGSVRGSSKCSTLRSAGSRSGMKALVDSIRSETPRPKSPHSMNNEEPIELAHYPAAKPPAPGEKPKIERDDFPAPPCPYTDPEKRKTWFENYKGISDDEDEVDHKMNVDKAIDPKLKKEEEELSKLGSGIGKVFLQEVREREKHQKWKVSHMDPRNASRCPSAAREPTYRLRYQSPINASPSRNLDHQRPWEEEGGYLDSSYRSSVGQSTGAIPSYNIVSALRHVPKPGYGLAPSRRSNTFSSAYCVKNPSDGFSINGLDNKTLSTDFNCARSDVF
- the LOC114125656 gene encoding actin-binding LIM protein 1 isoform X9; amino-acid sequence: MTKGGLSPVLVEHSGNKMDGNVAATPPSKKRGFFSGSFRRRKTSDIKINDTIIINENVVFNGNNKNGVSSTDGGKAAENGKNVDVVEQKLAVNDKKPPLQKKEPVVDVKKTAPVAVHQQKDIESKQLQADKKKITAEDKKKAVTKRGKTYCSGCKKKCSGEVLKIKGDKYFHIDCFKCKVCNCSLVQGLFFSEEGSWYCPDDYQKLFGKKCTVCNDYIKDELVIVLERTYHQQCFTCTHCRQPCPKGDLVTYVGNSILCSKCKEIPVKRPVSAQSKQNSTNETDCAECGDDLRNGQALYALDRQWHIYCFKCHECSAVLHGEYMGRDGVPYCEKDYQKLFGVKCTYCSRFISGKVLQAGDNHHFHPTCARCAKCGDPFGDGEEMYLQGGAIWHPRCGPSPTENGTIINGGSSAMLNGHCNDPEEYDRISCSAASETQFSLRSRSRASSFNGSCYNGSCNSMSRKHYYRDIPGSPGLLLREYKTSNVPISRIYTYSYLTEEPTQGYLKRPIDPYDKQPTSPHFHRPTSCGSVRGSSKCSTLRSAGSRSGMKALVDSIRSETPRPKSPHSMNNEEPIELAHYPAAKPPAPGEKPKIERDDFPAPPCPYTDPEKRKTWFENYKGISDDEDEVDHKMNVDKAIDPKLKKEEEELSKLGSGIGKVFLQEVREREKHQKWKVSHMDPRNASRCPSAAREPTYRLRYQSPINASPSRNLDHQRPWEEEGGYLDSSYRSSVGQSTGAIPSYNMF
- the LOC114125656 gene encoding actin-binding LIM protein 1 isoform X6, which translates into the protein MTKGGLSPVLVEHSGNKMDGNVAATPPSKKRGFFSGSFRRRKTSDIKINDTIIINENVVFNGNNKNGVSSTDGGKAAENGKNVDVVEQKLAVNDKKPPLQKKEPVVDVKKTAPVAVHQQKDIESKQLQADKKKITAEDKKKAVTKRGKTYCSGCKKKCSGEVLKIKGDKYFHIDCFKCKVCNCSLVQGLFFSEEGSWYCPDDYQKLFGKKCTVCNDYIKDELVIVLERTYHQQCFTCTHCRQPCPKGDLVTYVGNSILCSKCKEIPVKRPVSAQSKQNSTNETDCAECGDDLRNGQALYALDRQWHIYCFKCHECSAVLHGEYMGRDGVPYCEKDYQKLFGVKCTYCSRFISGKVLQAGDNHHFHPTCARCAKCGDPFGDGEEMYLQGGAIWHPRCGPSPTENGTIINGGSSAMLNGHCNDPEEYDRISCSAASETQFSLRSRSRASSFNGSCYNGSCNSMSRKHYYRDIPGSPGLLLREYKTSNVPISRIYTYSYLTEEPTQGYLKRPIDPYDKQPTSPHFHRPTSCGSVRGSSKCSTLRSAGSRSGMKALVDSIRSETPRPKSPHSMNNEEPIELAHYPAAKPPAPGEKPKIERDDFPAPPCPYTDPEKRKTWFENYKGISDDEDEVDHKMNVDKAIDPKLKKEEEELSKLGSGIGKVFLQEVREREKHQKWKVSHMDPRNASRCPSAAREPTYRLRYQSPINASPSRNLDHQRPWEEEGGYLDSSYRSSVGQSTGAIPSYNTYYQGQHGSAIMMRGARKSCTLPAGFHGGPGNYVRDGFSINGLDNKTLSTDFNCARSDVF